The stretch of DNA AGAATGCAAAAGATGCAAGACATCTAAATGGAGCgatgataaaaagaagaaaccgGCAAAGATCTTACGATACTTTCCACTAAAACCGAGACTTCAACGATTATTCATGTGTTCTAAGACTGCTCAATCAATGCGATGGCATGCTTCGGCAGAAAAGAAAGATTCGAAGATGAGGCATCCGCGAGATTCTGAAGCTTGGAAGACATTTGATTTACTTCATGATAGGTTTGCCGAAGATCCTTGAAATGTACGTCTTGGTCTTGCAGCTGATGGATTCAACCCCTTTAGAGCTATGCGTACAAACTATAGCGTTTGGCCAGTGGTGCTTATTCCATACAATCGGCCTCCATGTGAGTGCATGAAGCCAACATCACTTATCTTGTCAATGATTACCTGGAGAGAAAATGCCGGGGAACAACATAGACGTATACTTACAACCTCTTATTAAAGAGTTAAAAGAGTTGTGGTATGATGGTGTTAAAACATTAGATAGGTTTAAGAATGAAATGTTTACATTGCGAGCAGCATTAATGTGGACAATTAGTGATTTTCCAGGCCTTGGTAACTTATCTGGGTGGAATGTACACAGTAAATATGCTTGTCCTACATGTAACTTTAACACTGattcatatagattaaagcATGGTGGAAAATGGTGTTTTTTGGGGCATCGCCGTTTCTTAGAAAGGGGTCATAAGTTTAGGCTAAGTCGTGCAAAATTTAATGGAAAAGTTGAGTTGAGGGATCTCCCAGCAGTACTAACAGGGTCAGAAATATTGGAACAACTTGAAGGAATCAATGTTTCATTTGGGAAGGAACTACAGGAAAGTAAAGGTAAGAGGATTCGACGAAAAGTTgttgaagaagatgatgaatcgGGGATGTGGAGGAAGaaaagcatatttttttatcttccttATTGGGAGTCTAACTTATTGCGCCATAATCTAGATGTTATGCACATTGAAAAGAATGTTTGCGACAATGTGTTATACACTTTGCTCAATGAGACTGGAAGGTCAAAGGATAATCTCAAAGCTCGTAAGGATCTTAAAAAAATGGGTATAAGAAAAGATTTATGGCCAGATAAAAATGGGAGATATCATCCATCTTTGTTCACAATGTCAAATTCCatgaaaaatatattcttgCGTACTATAAAGAATATTAAAGTACCAGATGGTCTCTCGAGTAATATTTCACAGTGTGTTGACCTGAAGCAAAGAAAGCTTTTTGGATTGAAGAGCCATGATTGCCACGTTCTTATGCAGCAACTATTACCCATTTCCATACGTAATGTGCTACCAGATAAAGTTACTGCAGTGCTAATAAAGTTGTCTTCATTCTTTCAACAGTTGTGCTCTAAAAGCTTAAGTCTTACAGAACTTGAGAAGCTCCAACCTCGAATAATCCTTACCCTTTGTCATTTAGAAATGTTGTTCCCTCCTTCTTTCTTTATAATCATGGTTCATTTAACCTGTCATCTAGTTGATGAAGCAAAACTCGGAGGACCAGTACACTATAGGTAGATGTATCCTATTGAGAGGTAAATATCTCTTTTCAATCATTATTCATTTAACTTATCACTTAGTTATATCTTGCTTAGGTATTTAACCTGTCACTTAATTATACAAACTAGGTATTTAGGTCATTTGAAGTCTTATGTACGAAACAAAGCTAAATCAGAAGGTTCTATAGCTGAGGGATACGTGGCTGAAGAAGCTCTTACATTTTGCTCTCGATACTTAGAAGGGATTGAGACAAGATTTAATAGGCCACCACGTGTTGATGATCGTCCGGATGATAATTACAGTACACATGTGGATTCCCTTTTTCCACAAATGGGGAATTCAAAGGGAGCTTTCACAGTATTTGAGTTGTCACCTATGGAAAAAAAACAAGCACATCGATATGTGGTTTTAAATTGTCCATATGTCAAACCGTTCATTGACTAAGTGCTTAAGGATTTTCGTAcatgttttttatttacttgaaaataGTTGTTTAGTTAGAGTTAAACTTTCATATCTGATAGTGACTTCAAGATTTTGTACGAAGATGATCTAAGGGTAGAAGGCCTTCAAATGTAGAGATAGAAAAAAGAGTCAATAAAGATTTTGTTACTTGGTTTCCTGCGCAGGTAAATAGAGAAGTGATAATTTTTTGCTAATATTGAACTAGTATTTGGggatataataactaatatcTCTATCACAATAGCTTATGAACCCAGATATTATGAATACTGTGCATGAAGATTTGAGATACTTAGCAAGGGGTCCATCACGATATGCCAAGAGGTTTTCTACATTTAGTATTAATGGGTTCTCCTTTCGAACTACCAATCGAGACAAAGGGTTAAAGACCCAGAATAGTGGAGTTTTTTAATGTCTTCAACTCCTTGTGTTGCTAGCGCTAGTGATGCTGATGTTAGGAATGCTGATTTGTCATATTATGGCAAACTAGAAGATATTATAGGACTAAACTACAATGGCCGATTTCAGGTTACTTTATTCAAATGTAAATGGGCTGACACCAATAGAGAACGGGGCTGTAGAAAGGATAATTGGGGTTTTACTTCTGTTAATTTTTCACGAGTAATACACAGTGGTGACCGAGAGGAGGATGATCCATATATTGAAGCCTCACAAGCTCGAATGGTGTATTTTGTCAATGATGAAGTGAATAAAGATTGGAGTGTTGTTGTGCATTTGAAGCCAAGAGATTCATATGATATGGGGGGAATGAAGATGATGAAGCATGCGAGAATGAGCCATGGTTAGAGAAAAACTTAGATTCTTTATTTGAAAATGGTGATAATCTATCATTGTTAAGAGATGAGGTAGATGATGAACTACTAGATATTGACATTGGAGAAGACGAACACATGTTAGAATAGTAGGTGAGTTTTATTAATAAGTGgtttattatagaaaaataatttttgtctacatttcttctttttcaatttaacttttgtttgtaaattttacataaatatgTTGTTTAGACTCATTAATTGATTTAATGGAACTACTAAACCTTGATGCacattttattctatatttattaattattaatttgatctatTATGCAGATATgccaaagcaaaagaggtaCAAGAATCTACTTAAAGCAGCAGCTGCCAATTCTTCACAAAAAAAGTCAGTAGCAGCTGTAAATTCTTCACAAGACAAGTCAGTAGCAGCTGCAAATTCCTCTCGGGCAGCTGCAAATTCCTCTCGGGACAAGTCGGCAGCAGCTGCAAATTCCTCTCGGGACAAGTCAGCAACTTCAAATTCCTCCCGGGACAAGTCAGCAGCTTCAAATTCCTCTGGAGATAAGTCGACAGCAGTTGCAAGTTCCTCTCGGGACAAGTCGGCAGCTTCAAATTCTTCTGAGCCATCATTAGTTGCTCCAACTATATCTGAGCATCCATCCGAACCTAAACGTAAACGTGGGCGTGAATCTAGCATTACTGGATTGTTGATGCCATAGGTATGTAATATTCTCAACTGTAATATTCTCCAGCCACCTATCACACCATTTCTTTCACTCCTCTTCCTTTCCAAATTTCACTATCTTCTAATTTACATATCCTTGTTCAGATTTTCCTTCAAATAACGTTGCTGCTACTACTGCTtcccttctacttctacttctacttctactAATAATTTGTTGTCATGCACTTTCTCAAATATTTATGAGCCATGAAATGTTCATCTTAGTTCATCTTACTTATTTGGTTCAACTTATTCTTGCAGTGGATATTACTAATATTAGCCTATTTTCACCTTGATTCGGAATTCTGATGTATAATATATAGTATTATATATGTAGCTGTTACATTATACCCTGCACAAGAATCaatcttttataatatatatctatCATTATATGTTTTATTCTTTAGTTGCTCAATTActcatttatttatatttatttatctattttagatgaatttgaaaatagtaCACGCCTTCATTTATTAGTGAAGGATGTGCATAATTTGCCAGAAGGATTGCACATAGTTGTCAATTTTGATAGACAACATGCAGCAATAGGAGAAGCAGCCGAACTCCTTGCAGGAATTTGTGGGCAATTGGCTACTGATTGTGTAGCATTTCCAATCAGTTTTGATAAGTGGTCAGACATTTCAGAGagcttttttgaaaatcaatggaatattttttttcaagtaagAAGATTACTTAAATTCTAAAGCTTATTTCTTTGTCattatttagttatatttttttgttaatatatattctttgtTCCATATTAAAGGCTCGATTTTGTTTCAAAGTGTGTGATAGCTTGGCCAAACGATTTCTGCTCCAATCGCTTGGCAAAAAATGGAGGGAACATAGGATAAAGCTTTAGAATGAGTTTTATGATCCGAGATTGAGTAAAACCGAGATCATAAATAATACACCAGAAAATATTGCTCTTGATCAATGGGCTTTATTCGTAGAATATCGTTTGAAGCCTGAAACTCAGGTAAGTACTTACAATCCTAGTTAAATGTTGTCCCACTAAAAAGCCTTATATAGTTTGCTGCTGTAAATAGGATATTGAATTCATATGGAATGTTGTGAATGCATGTTTAACTCTATTTAATTGTGTCCAAATTTATCTTGCAGAATCTTTGTAAGAGGAATCAAGAAATTcgacaaaaacaaataattccTCATACTTCAGGTGCTAAATCAATTGCAAGAAGAAGGGCTGAATTGGTAATTATTTCTATGTGCTAAATAATTTCTCATAGATTAATTCCATTTATATCGCTGAACCCCCCCCAAAACAtaatcttttatatataataatcagGATATGAGAGTCAAAcaagcttgaatttcatacaAAATTATTAGTGTGCTATTAAGGTTTTGCTAACTTTACAAGCAAGAGTGCAGGACTAATGGGTACGAATAGTTAGGTTCATTAATTATAGCTATGAGAACATTAAAATTATGATTAAGACTTAAGATGCGGTTTAATATTTGATTAGGCATGTGGGCTGGCTTGTCAGTGTCTCTCAGAGCTGGTACCTAACAAATTCATCATTCACATGCCTACTAACTTAATTTGGGGCCTCACTCACCACCTTATCCAgctcaatttcattttcatttccatTATGTTTCTGTCTCTAATTTTGCTTAGTTGTTTGTTATTATAACATATCATTTTTGTACTTGTTTTTCATTTTGGTGAAAAAACATGATATACACATTCTGCAatttgttcttttctcttttttatggtGAAAGAAAccttgaaaattaaaaattggaaAGTGGTACCACCAATCTTTTTATGCATCTCAGTTGTTATATTGTTGCTGTTAGTTAATTTTATgcatatcttttcttgaatgATATATTTCTTGATTGAGTCTTTCTACTTTTCATGAATTTTAGACGGAAGAGACGAGAAAAGAAGTTAGTAGGGTTCAAATGTGGGATATCACTCACAAGAAAATAGATGGAAGTTATGTTAATGAAAAGGCTAAAGAAATAGCGGTAAGACTAAAGTACAATAAGCAACTTGTTtgtatttccttttctttcttttttataagataatattatgtttgattctttccctttctttttatatatgtagGAGAAGATTGAAGAATATAGCAGTCAACAAGCGGTGAAATCAACCGTTAATTCTCCTCTTGATGCTCTTGGAGTAGTTCTTGGGAAAGAGCACCCTGGTCGTGTTCGAGGTTTAGGCATGGGAGCTGTTCCAACTGTTGCTTTCAAGAACAACACCACAAGAATTAGTCAGATGAACTTAAGTTCTTCAAATGATGCTGGTACATCATCTACTTGTGGTCCCAGTGTGCAAGAAGAGTTAGATACTGTTAAAGCGCAGTTGCAAGCATTAGTCTCCTACATTGCTTCTAAGGAAGGAGGTAAAATTCCAGTGAAATTGGCTAAAATGTTTCCTACTCAACAAATTTCACAGGTACAAATACAATTTATGTTCTTAATACCTTATTCCATGTGTAATATTTGGACTCTTAAGGGAATCTgggtcaattttaaaatttgactttGGAAGCTAGCTTTAACTCTGTTAATTAAAAGCCTACCAACAATTGATTCCTATGAAAAGGATTAATTGATTCCTATGAAAAATTGATATacatataacaaattaaaaggtgcaagcaagaaagctaagaaacATTTTAAAGAAGCTAagttaatattataataacCAAAATTAGATTGAAGTAATAGCTAGTAACACACAGCGTAAGTAGTACACATGTTTTATATTATAGtaacattattgttgttgttgctctCCATTAACAAACTCTATGAGTTAGTTTCTCCACCACAAACCTGAAATTGTTACTAGTAGCACTTTTCGTCATGCTTCTAGCACTTAACTTGGCCATTATGATTATGATAAAGAGTAGAatgaagtatatatatatatatatagtatgtaTGTATGTAGAGTGAAagtggtgatggtgatggtgcATGTGGTATATGGCAGTtttaagataagatataatttagAGGGTAGCTATATAGATATTTATTTGACAAAACAGAGAGAGATTGATGGTTGAAATATAGTTAAATTAGTGTGAGTTTCTTTTTCCTAATTTCCAGAAAACAGAGAATTTATTGTGCAAATAGTTAGTGTATGtgagttttcttttttgattgaataattttatattaatagtttCAGATTCAGTTTGATATCCTTTTTTATTGTgctcataattatatttttgttgtaagGATTGGATCAAGAGAGTAAGATTCCATCACCAAGAGAGTTAGGAAGTAGGTCTTCTGGAGCGAGCAATAAAGAAGCATGATCTTGTATGATACAGATTTTATGTATTAAGTATTATAGATATATGTTAAGACAAATTATTGAAATATGTTTTtggattatgattttttattttcggaGACTGTGTATGAATTAAAAATCTTGTTATGATGTTTGATTTAAGGTTATGCTTTTTGGTTATTATGAGATTTTAAAGTTTGAGTTctaaaaatgtcactttaaatacataatttcaatttcattttaaaaagtataaaattgcAATTAGGTAAAAATGACGGCTAAAAACGCCATTTTAAACAATGGTGCCATTATATCATGGTAAAAATGGCGGTTAAAAACGCCATTTTAATTGAAAAGGATGCCATTAAACCCTGGTAAAAACGGCGGTTAAAAACGCCATTTTAAACGAGGAGGATGCCATTAAACCTAGGTAAAAAGGCGGTTAAAAACGCCATTTTAAACGAGGAGGATGCCATTAAACCCAGGTAAAAACGGCGGTTATAAACGCCATTTTAAACGAGGAAGATGCCATTAAACACAGGTAAAAACGGCGGTTGAAACCGCCATTTTAAACAAGGAGATGCCATTAAACCCAGGTAAATACGGCGGTTACAAACCGCCATTTTAAACAACAATAAACCACCATTTTATTTGGTTAAAATAGCGGTTAAAACCGCCTTTTTAACCGCCAAAAAACCGCCGTATTATTCACTGGTTATTACGGCGGTTTTCAGAAAACTGCCGTAATAACCAGAATGGCACCCAGAATTTCGGCGTTTCTTGGGGGCGCCATTTTTGGTAATAATGGCAGTTGTAACCGCCGTAATTACCTTAAAAAATCGCCATTTTAATCCCTTTTTTTGTAGTgtattcttcacctttcctgtataccaaagtttgaaatcGGACGTATCCAACTCCCTAACCTTCGCACCAACTCATTTTGTTTCTTATAGtcacataatgttaatcttcctccttgtcatggtgtccaccacctcTATGGATTCTCTTGCTAGAGggcctatgttccatgtcccaaatctcaacatTCAACCTTCTGTCGCTCcgacctttaccttttactttgtgaactagcttatttaccctcgtccgttcacAAAAACACGGGAACCCttactcatttaacactacatccgggcacTGATGCATCGCTCTTGCTCATTTGACAGTGTACTCGAGCCATACAACGCGTTGCTTCCAGTCAACAacctagctttagcgcaataatgtctttgattcatgtcatgagGATTCGGCTATGTTTTTATGTTGATTCTCGAAGACCTAACataaccctcctcctttatctgGGTTTGAGACCGGttatgtaccgcaagtgtaacataaGCGGAGTTATATctagtatgtatatatatacaataagtataacatctattttattttttgaataattttttatgttataatataatatgtaatacattaattaaaattaatattgatcAAAAGTCAATGTAATATCATTACAACAACATTTTTCAATCAGATATCTTCAATAGACATTGGTTTAAGGCCTAATTCATTAAAAACGTTCTATAAGTTCAAATTTTACTATCGTTTGATGAATGAGTTGTTTGTCGCGGCTCCTCTTCTGATACACGCGAACAAGGTACTTGTTAGTCTTATTATGTTTATCTTTTACCAGCATCACGAGGTCGAACACCGATGACCCTAATGTTCTTGTGTGAAATACATCTTTGCAACTAAGGACCTGTACTAGCTTCAGGTTCCCGTTAACCCTATTGTTATGCTGATCGATGGCCAAACCCGCCATCTGCATCACCTTCTGGCTATTaacgtccaagtttgaataAAGACTTTTACCTATAAGCGATGCTGACTCTTGCCAGCTCAAGGCGGCGGAGCAGAGAGGAGCAAAGCCAAAGAAAAAGAGCATAATAATAACAAGCCAATTGGTTCCCATCATTATAGATTTATTTTTGTCCATCTGGTGGTTGCAATTTATATTAAGCGCccattattggctcttgaattTAACTAATGTATATTTGCCCTAATACTTCCTTTAGAGTCATAAATCGAGCggttaaaatgattaaaaattttcagaaaatGTTGGATGCCAACAGTATTTAGTAATTTTGATCAGTGGGcagtatttaaattatttttaataaataaattttattaatttttgtgtacaaattttgataaatatagatataaattGTGTTATTTAATGTATGTAAACTATAATAAATACATGTACGAATTAAATGAAgtacattataaaaaattttggctAATTATGGCTGAAAAATTTTGGTTACTAAACTCCTTCctttatcaattaaaaaaattaatttaagaatttgacattttttttaaattcaattatgataaaattttaaaacatacaTATGTGTTAACTTTATAGTTACTTatgcaataactaaaaaataatatgtgtATGAAggtaatatctaataaacatgaatttaatttttagatgttagttatatgtaattatggatgttatgtatATGAACGTATGAATGTTATGTGTATGAACTTAGTTAGtacaatttaattataaatgcacataaaaacacaaaaataattaaatcagttTATTACCATACCTCATTAAAACTAGTGTGATTTTTCATATTCTCAAAAATTTATTGACTGACAACAATATCGTCGGGTGAGTCTGTTTGTTATTCAAATTCTTCAGCACCTTCTACTATAGGTATCGTATTAAGGTCGAATTCAAATGTCATACTATTTGTAATGATAAAGATgacttcttataaaattttttggcTTATATACTATGTGCTCGCAATGGTATTACtcttgtgatttttgaattaaCATAATTGAATTAACGGAAGGTATATATTAGAGAGTAGTTTTCATGTTTCATATCTCTATTAAGTCATGATAAAAGGGAATaggaaataattaataataaagaatagtaatgataataataataaagaatgaAAGCGTTTACAATaagaatcaattataattattgaatgTAATTGATATTATCATATGTCCATTAAGCCAAGAAGCACAGCAAGAATTAATTACAATTATTGAATGTAATTGATATTATCATTGcggttatttattattattagtctttattatattcttaaatataaaaattaaattataaaaagaaatatcaAGTATTAATTACAAGAATGtctaataataaagaatatgatattataattaatatcattaataaataaaattgataagAATATGATAAGTGAAATAATAAGAGAGtgggataaaaaataaaatagttattaagtGATGTAAATGAAGTACATTATGAAAAATTTTGGCTAATTATGACTGAAAAATTTTGGTTACCaaactttttccttttttgtgtGTATGATTCTTTGTAAATATAGGTACAAATTATTGTTGGTCAAATATCAATCCAAAATGATAATATTCACCTATGATGTACGGACATCGACACAAATACGGATATGGAATACGCAAATATAcgaatttaaaattcttataagATACGtcatatatgtaaaataaaagtaatttttaaatgtaaaataaaagtattttttaaataaattataatgatataataattaataatatatactatttttaaaagtattttaaaaatatataataagaatacaTAAGGTTAAACATACTGACATGGTATTTAAGTATGTTCAAGTGTgtccgaaaaaaaaaatttttattgagaTACAGTTAGACATAAAAAACACGCGTGTCATCAGTGTCGTATTCAAAATATATCCAATATATgaacatgataaataaaaaagtgttTGTGCTTCATAAATATTTGCTGATGATGTAGTACATaatattactaaaaatatttaaacaattaaagaattaaattgataaaactTAAGAAAAAATTCACCACACATCCATTCACAATGATGGTTTTGGATTCTTGTTAGGCTCTTCGAGGAGGGAAAAACAGGCAAACGGTCCGACTGGAAAGAAAAGCCATGGAAAGGGAGGGATTGCAAAATGGAAAGAGAGAATAGGGGTGTATTttggtttatatttatatttatttttatttttacatttttttaacattttataattaataaaaaaacagaagatattaaaatgattaaaccatttttttatgtataaatataacatatggatgaaaaaatataattaacaacAGACAAAAACTCAGACGTAATAAATAAAGACATACTATTACAGCCATAACTCTCGGATCTAGTCTCATGTATTCCATTAAGTGAACTTCATTCATTATTGACACAAGAAAAACATATATGtgataaatgaaaaaattatacttttttaattttgtaatataataataaaattacgtTTCTTCAATTATTAATCTGTCAAAGTTACGCATAGATGAGTAATAAGCCAGCTGAAACAGCAAGTTAGTTAACAATAACGTAACATTCATGAAACTCTTCAAgtctttataaattaaaattaaaaaaagaaaaaaatcatgcATCCAGAGAGATGCGTTTATTACTGAAGAGGGGGAGGAACAAGTTCAAAGCTTCGGAGTTGATAGGAGGAATTAAAGATGGAGGTTTGATGAAATACTCGAGCGGAGTAGTTGAGAGTCTCGAAGCCATCATGTGCCAGCAGCTGAAGGGAGTAGGAGGCTCCAATTGTGAGATATAATTTTGTACAACTAAGGATCTGTGATAGTTTCAGCATCGGATTAGATCTCTTGTTATGCTCGCTCACTGCAAAATTCGCTATCTCAATCACCTCTGGTTCGTTCACATCCAAATTCACAGGAATCAATGGACTCATAAGCGATGCTGACCCTCGCCGGGTGGTGGCTGTGTCGGCGAAGACGGAGGAGTAGAGTGGAGCAAAGCAAAAGAGAAAGAGCATGACAATAAGGCAATTAGTTCTCGTCATCATGGAAGCTTTGTTTTgtgatgtttttatttttagcagTGGCCTGGTGGTGTGTGATAGTTGCAATTTATAGTAAGGTAGGGTTTGGCTCTTGAATTTACCTAATGTGTATTTTGTGCTACCACTTTCTTAAGAGTCATAGTTATGTAAAGAAACCACAATAATCACTTAATGTCCACaaatgttattttaaaaaaatggggCTAGCTCTTGAATTTACCTAATGCATAATTATGAACTGccatttaatttgtatattaggtatgttttcaaaatcttgaataaaattataaagatataaattcttaaattattttagagtttcatgaaatataaatatataataggagTAAAGTACTAAATTACTCCCCTACGTTTGGATCTAATCTTGTTTTGATTTTCAATATTTAAAGTGTcttatttaaatccaaaaaagttttatttaactTCAATGTCGTCTTGCCTTAAagtcaatattaaataattaatttcaccATTCCATTAAACTTTAATGTCCTTCTCTAAAAAAGAGGTACAAGATCAGCAGCGGATGCATCACTACGGGCCACTGGCCTTACTTCAAGCACATGGagaacattttcaaaaattcgaTCGCTTTTTGTAAAGAAGTTCGGCGGTGGCAACGAGGACAAGGCCATCGTCACCACTACCACGAGAAACTCCCTTTAACTAGGGTGAAAAAGGGTCAAGTGGCCTGTCAGGGACCTGCAGTTTGGCCTGTATTTAGCCTGACCTGGCCTGACCTGTTATAAAAGAGGCACATGTTCATactcttttaaaaatcttaatatGTTAATAGATCAGGTTTAGACTTATTAATTAGTCTTATTGGCTACCTAGACTTGTTAAAAGGGTAAGAGATTCattgaatttatttaaatatgtcaTTTgccctaattttttttttttggtttgcaCCAGGGTATCCATCAGGCCGGAAGCCCAATGACTAATCCCTCGGGTACTGCAGAGGCACACAAAGTGGGCGACCCTCCCAAGCAAGCAAGCTCCATTCCCATCCTCCAGTGAGTATCGAACCCGGGAGAGATGGTTAAGGGACACAGACCCTCATCCATCTGTGCCAACTTGCGTTGGTAGCCTAATACTTTATAAAGAGTTTAATAGCAAGTTACAAGTCAAACTCAGACCAATTAACTACATGACAGGTCAggcctattaaaaataaagccTGATTTGATTTGGCCTGTTTTTATCTCTATCCTTAATAACCAAAGAGCTTGGTTATATAAGTTTTCTGAAAACTGAgtttcgttaattatttaacattaatttcatggtag from Arachis duranensis cultivar V14167 chromosome 4, aradu.V14167.gnm2.J7QH, whole genome shotgun sequence encodes:
- the LOC107482825 gene encoding cysteine proteinase inhibitor 5, whose product is MTRTNCLIVMLFLFCFAPLYSSVFADTATTRRGSASLMSPLIPVNLDVNEPEVIEIANFAVSEHNKRSNPMLKLSQILSCTKLYLTIGASYSLQLLAHDGFETLNYSARVFHQTSIFNSSYQLRSFELVPPPLQ